One Mycolicibacterium fortuitum subsp. fortuitum genomic window carries:
- the rnc gene encoding ribonuclease III — protein sequence MTDSIDSHAALLEVLGVELPAELLTIALTHRSYSYENGGLPTNERLEFLGDAVLGLTITEELYHRHPERSEGDLAKLRASIVNTQALADVGRGLTEGGLGSHLLLGKGEENSGGADKSSILADGVESLLGAIYLEHGLTTAREVILRLFGELLDTAPTLGAGLDWKSSLQELTASRGLGAPSYVVTSTGPDHDKEFSATVVVADVEYGRGVGRNKKEAELKAAAAAWTALDNA from the coding sequence GTGACCGACTCGATCGACTCGCACGCGGCGTTGCTGGAGGTGCTGGGCGTCGAGCTGCCCGCCGAACTGCTCACCATCGCATTGACGCACCGCAGTTACTCCTACGAGAACGGCGGCCTGCCCACCAACGAGCGGTTGGAGTTCCTCGGCGACGCCGTTCTCGGACTGACCATCACCGAAGAGCTCTACCACCGTCACCCCGAACGTTCGGAAGGCGACCTGGCCAAATTGCGGGCCAGCATCGTCAACACCCAGGCGCTGGCCGATGTCGGGCGCGGGCTCACCGAGGGCGGCCTGGGTAGCCATCTGCTGCTGGGCAAAGGGGAAGAGAACTCCGGAGGTGCAGACAAGTCCAGCATTCTGGCCGACGGAGTCGAATCTCTGCTCGGCGCGATCTATCTGGAACACGGCCTGACCACCGCCCGCGAGGTGATCTTGCGGCTGTTCGGTGAGTTGCTCGACACCGCACCGACGTTGGGGGCCGGGCTGGACTGGAAGAGCAGTTTGCAGGAGCTGACCGCCTCGCGTGGGCTCGGTGCTCCCAGTTATGTGGTGACCTCGACCGGTCCCGATCACGACAAAGAATTCTCGGCCACCGTGGTGGTTGCCGACGTCGAGTACGGCAGAGGCGTGGGTCGAAACAAGAAAGAGGCCGAGCTCAAGGCCGCGGCCGCGGCCTGGACCGCACTCGACAATGCGTGA
- the sepIVA gene encoding cell division protein SepIVA, whose protein sequence is MYRVFEALDELGAIVEEARGVPMTAGCVVPRGDVLELIDDIKDAIPGELDDAQDVLDARDSLLREAKEHCESVMGKSNADADAMLNHARAEADRLLADAKAQADRMVAEARQHSERMVGEAREEASRLAAAAKREYDASTGRAKAEADRLIESGNLSYEKAVQEGIKEQQRLVSQTEIVATATAEATRLIDAAHAEADRLRGECDIYVDSKLAEFEEFLNGTLRSVGRGRHQLRTTAGTHDYATR, encoded by the coding sequence GTGTACCGAGTTTTTGAAGCGCTCGACGAGCTCGGCGCGATCGTCGAAGAAGCACGCGGTGTGCCGATGACGGCCGGCTGCGTGGTGCCCCGCGGTGATGTCCTCGAGCTGATCGACGACATCAAGGACGCGATCCCCGGTGAACTCGACGACGCGCAGGACGTGCTGGATGCGCGCGATTCGCTGCTGCGCGAAGCCAAGGAGCACTGCGAGTCGGTGATGGGCAAGTCGAACGCGGACGCGGACGCCATGCTCAACCACGCCAGGGCCGAGGCCGACCGTCTGCTGGCCGACGCCAAGGCGCAGGCCGACCGGATGGTCGCCGAGGCGCGTCAACACAGCGAGCGCATGGTGGGCGAGGCCCGCGAGGAGGCATCGCGTTTGGCGGCCGCGGCGAAGCGGGAGTACGACGCGAGCACCGGCAGGGCCAAGGCCGAGGCCGATCGCCTGATCGAGAGCGGCAATCTGTCCTACGAGAAGGCCGTGCAGGAAGGCATCAAGGAGCAGCAGCGCCTGGTGTCGCAGACCGAGATCGTCGCGACGGCGACCGCAGAGGCCACCCGTCTCATCGACGCGGCGCACGCCGAAGCGGACCGGTTGCGCGGTGAATGCGACATCTACGTCGACAGCAAACTGGCCGAGTTCGAGGAGTTCCTCAACGGCACCCTTCGCTCCGTCGGTCGCGGCAGGCACCAGCTTCGTACCACGGCGGGCACGCACGACTACGCCACCCGCTGA
- a CDS encoding pyruvate carboxylase, with the protein MISKLLVANRGEIAIRAFRAAYEMGIATVAVYPYEDRNSLHRLKADESYQIGEIGHPVRAYLSVDEIIRVAKHSGADAIYPGYGFLSENPELASACAEAGITFVGPSAHVLELTGNKSRAIDAARAAGLPVLASSAPSSSVDELVAAAADMEFPLFVKAVSGGGGRGMRRVTDPEALAEAVEAASREAESAFGDPAVYLEQAVINPRHIEVQILADTQGNVMHLFERDCSVQRRHQKVIELAPAPNLDPGLRERICADAVALARQIGYSCAGTIEFLLDERGHHVFIECNPRIQVEHTVTEEITDVDLVGSQLRIAAGESLADLGLSQDSLAIRGAAMQCRITTEDPANGFRPDTGRITAYRSPGGAGVRLDGGTNVGAEVLAHFDSMLVKLTCRGRDFSTAVSRARRALAEFRIRGVSTNIPFLQAVIEDPDFRAGRVNTSFIDDRPQLLTAHTPADRGTKILNYLADVTVNKPNGERPSAVYPQDKLPALDLSTVPPAGSKQRLVELGPEGFAAWMRDGKALGVTDTTFRDAHQSLLATRLRSTGLLKVAPYVARTMPQLLSIECWGGATYDVALRFLKEDPWERLAALREAVPNICLQMLLRGRNTVGYTPYPELVTSAFVQEATATGIDIFRIFDALNNIESMRPAIDAVRETGTAIAEVAMSYTGDLSDPAENLYTLDYYLKLAEQIVDAGAHVLAIKDMAGLLRPHSAHLLVSALRSRFDLPVHVHTHDTPGGQLATYLAAWQAGASAVDGAAAPLAGTTSQPALSSIVAAAAHTEYDTGLSLDAVCDLEPYWEALRKVYAPFESGLPAPTGRVYTHEIPGGQLSNLRQQAIALGLGDRFEEIETAYADADRVLGRLVKVTPSSKVVGDLALALVGAGVSAAEFAADPARYDIPDSVIGFLRGELGDPPGGWPEPLRTKALEGRGPARPVQELSVEDEALLAAPGPKRQAALNRLLFPGPTKEFEAHRETYGDTSSLSANQFFYGLRYGEEHRVELERGVQLLIGLEAISDPDERGMRTVMCILNGQLRPITVRDRSIASEIPAAEKADRNNPDHVAAPFAGVVTVGVAAGDTVEAGATIATIEAMKMEAAITAPRAGTVERVAVAATAQVEGGDLLVVVTGSAGKGEAAGGSN; encoded by the coding sequence GTGATTTCCAAGCTGTTAGTCGCCAATCGTGGCGAGATCGCCATCCGCGCATTTCGTGCTGCGTACGAGATGGGCATCGCGACAGTGGCGGTGTATCCGTACGAGGATCGCAATTCGCTGCATCGCCTGAAGGCCGATGAGTCGTATCAAATCGGCGAGATCGGCCATCCGGTACGGGCGTACCTTTCGGTGGACGAGATCATCAGGGTCGCCAAACATTCCGGCGCCGACGCGATATACCCCGGTTACGGATTCCTGTCGGAGAATCCGGAACTGGCATCGGCGTGCGCGGAGGCCGGCATCACCTTTGTCGGGCCCTCGGCACACGTGCTGGAACTGACCGGCAACAAGTCACGGGCGATCGACGCGGCACGGGCAGCGGGCCTGCCGGTGCTCGCATCCTCGGCACCGTCGTCGTCGGTGGATGAATTGGTCGCTGCGGCAGCCGATATGGAATTCCCGCTGTTCGTCAAGGCGGTGTCCGGTGGTGGCGGCCGCGGGATGCGCCGGGTCACCGATCCCGAGGCGTTGGCCGAGGCGGTGGAGGCGGCGTCGCGTGAGGCGGAGTCCGCGTTCGGTGACCCCGCGGTGTACCTGGAGCAGGCCGTCATCAACCCGCGTCATATCGAGGTGCAGATCCTCGCCGATACGCAGGGCAACGTGATGCACCTGTTCGAACGCGACTGCAGTGTGCAGCGACGGCACCAGAAGGTGATCGAGCTGGCGCCGGCCCCGAACCTGGATCCTGGGTTGCGCGAACGGATCTGCGCGGACGCGGTGGCCCTGGCCCGCCAGATCGGCTACAGCTGTGCGGGCACCATCGAGTTCCTCCTCGACGAGCGCGGCCATCACGTGTTCATCGAGTGCAATCCTCGTATTCAGGTGGAGCACACGGTGACCGAGGAGATCACCGATGTGGATCTGGTGGGCTCCCAGTTGCGGATCGCGGCGGGAGAGAGCCTGGCGGATCTGGGTTTGAGCCAGGACTCATTGGCGATCCGCGGGGCAGCGATGCAGTGCCGGATAACGACCGAGGATCCGGCCAACGGCTTCCGTCCGGACACGGGCCGGATCACCGCCTACCGGTCGCCGGGCGGCGCGGGTGTGCGCCTGGACGGCGGCACCAACGTCGGGGCCGAGGTGTTGGCGCATTTCGACTCGATGCTGGTCAAGCTGACCTGTCGGGGTCGTGACTTCTCCACGGCAGTTTCGCGGGCGCGCCGGGCGTTGGCAGAGTTCCGCATCCGGGGTGTGTCGACGAACATCCCGTTCCTGCAGGCCGTGATCGAGGATCCCGATTTCCGGGCCGGGCGGGTCAACACGTCGTTCATCGACGATCGTCCCCAGCTTCTGACCGCGCACACCCCTGCCGACCGCGGTACGAAGATCTTGAATTACCTGGCCGACGTCACGGTGAACAAGCCCAACGGCGAACGGCCGTCTGCGGTGTACCCGCAGGACAAGCTGCCGGCGCTGGATCTGTCGACGGTGCCGCCGGCGGGGTCCAAGCAGCGTCTGGTCGAGTTGGGGCCCGAGGGGTTCGCGGCGTGGATGCGGGACGGCAAGGCGCTCGGGGTCACCGATACGACGTTCCGTGATGCCCACCAGTCGTTGTTGGCCACCCGGTTGCGTTCCACCGGTTTGCTCAAGGTGGCGCCGTATGTGGCGCGCACCATGCCGCAGCTGTTGTCCATCGAGTGCTGGGGTGGCGCGACTTACGATGTGGCACTGCGGTTTTTGAAGGAAGACCCATGGGAGCGGCTGGCCGCACTGCGGGAGGCGGTGCCCAACATCTGTCTGCAGATGCTGCTGCGCGGCCGCAACACCGTGGGGTACACGCCGTATCCGGAGTTGGTGACATCGGCATTCGTGCAAGAAGCCACCGCAACCGGCATTGACATCTTCCGGATCTTCGACGCGCTCAACAACATCGAGTCGATGCGTCCGGCGATCGATGCGGTCCGCGAAACCGGCACGGCCATCGCCGAAGTCGCGATGTCCTACACCGGCGATCTGTCTGATCCGGCCGAGAACCTGTACACGCTGGATTACTACCTGAAGCTGGCCGAGCAGATCGTCGACGCGGGCGCGCATGTGCTGGCGATCAAGGACATGGCCGGGCTGTTGCGCCCGCATTCGGCGCACCTGTTGGTCTCGGCCTTGCGGTCGCGTTTCGACCTGCCGGTTCACGTGCACACCCATGACACCCCGGGTGGGCAGTTGGCGACATACCTGGCGGCCTGGCAGGCCGGCGCCTCGGCGGTCGACGGCGCGGCCGCGCCGTTGGCCGGCACCACCAGCCAGCCGGCGTTGTCCTCGATCGTGGCCGCGGCCGCGCACACCGAGTACGACACCGGCCTGTCCCTGGATGCGGTGTGCGATCTGGAGCCCTACTGGGAGGCGCTGCGAAAGGTCTACGCCCCGTTCGAGTCCGGGTTGCCTGCCCCCACGGGTCGGGTCTATACCCACGAGATTCCCGGTGGGCAGTTGAGCAACCTGCGTCAGCAGGCCATCGCGCTGGGGTTGGGGGACAGGTTCGAGGAGATCGAAACCGCTTATGCCGACGCCGATCGGGTGCTGGGCCGGCTGGTGAAGGTGACCCCGTCGAGCAAGGTGGTCGGGGATCTGGCGCTGGCGCTGGTCGGTGCCGGGGTCAGCGCGGCCGAGTTCGCCGCGGATCCCGCCCGCTACGACATCCCCGACAGTGTGATCGGGTTCCTGCGTGGCGAACTCGGTGACCCGCCGGGTGGATGGCCGGAGCCGTTGCGCACCAAGGCTCTTGAGGGCCGGGGGCCGGCCAGACCGGTCCAGGAGCTCTCGGTCGAAGACGAGGCGCTGTTGGCTGCACCGGGTCCCAAACGTCAGGCGGCGTTGAACCGGTTGTTGTTCCCCGGGCCGACAAAGGAATTCGAAGCGCATCGCGAGACGTACGGCGACACGTCCAGCCTCAGCGCGAACCAGTTCTTCTACGGGCTGCGCTACGGCGAGGAACACCGCGTCGAACTTGAACGCGGCGTGCAGTTGCTGATCGGCCTGGAGGCGATCTCGGATCCCGATGAGCGCGGCATGCGCACGGTGATGTGCATTCTGAACGGGCAACTGCGTCCGATCACGGTGCGCGACCGCAGCATCGCCAGCGAGATCCCCGCCGCCGAGAAGGCCGACCGCAACAATCCCGACCATGTCGCGGCGCCGTTCGCCGGTGTGGTCACCGTCGGTGTCGCGGCCGGCGACACGGTGGAAGCCGGCGCGACCATCGCCACCATCGAAGCGATGAAGATGGAAGCCGCGATCACCGCGCCCAGGGCCGGCACGGTGGAACGCGTCGCGGTGGCGGCCACCGCGCAGGTCGAAGGCGGTGACCTGCTCGTGGTGGTGACCGGTTCGGCGGGCAAAGGCGAAGCGGCCGGGGGATCGAACTGA
- a CDS encoding YceD family protein translates to MATHAKSAGRGGPERRSDSRSPLVIDVSRLGRRPGSFLAHRETVPSPVRIGVELVAIEKGAPLELDLQLQSVSEGVLVSGTVSAPTVGECARCLTELTGDVQIDLTELYAYPDSATDETTEADEMGRVGASGQADTVDLEQPIIDAVGLALPFSPLCRPDCPGLCPDCGVALATAEPGHHHDKIDPRWAKLASLLPDDERPGSDE, encoded by the coding sequence ATGGCGACGCATGCGAAATCGGCTGGGCGCGGAGGGCCTGAAAGGCGTAGTGATTCCCGATCGCCGCTGGTGATAGATGTCTCTCGGCTGGGCCGGCGTCCCGGCTCGTTCCTGGCTCATCGGGAGACGGTGCCCAGTCCGGTGCGTATCGGCGTCGAGTTGGTCGCCATCGAGAAGGGCGCACCGCTGGAACTCGACCTGCAGTTGCAGTCGGTGTCCGAAGGCGTGCTGGTCAGCGGTACCGTCTCGGCGCCCACCGTCGGTGAGTGCGCACGATGCCTGACCGAGCTGACCGGGGACGTCCAGATCGATCTCACCGAGCTGTACGCGTACCCGGACAGCGCCACCGACGAGACCACCGAAGCCGACGAGATGGGCCGGGTGGGGGCCTCCGGCCAGGCCGACACGGTCGACCTGGAGCAGCCGATCATCGACGCCGTCGGGTTGGCGCTGCCGTTCTCCCCGCTGTGCCGCCCCGACTGCCCGGGGTTGTGCCCTGATTGCGGTGTCGCGCTGGCCACCGCCGAACCGGGGCATCATCACGACAAGATCGACCCGCGTTGGGCCAAGCTGGCGTCGCTGCTGCCCGACGACGAGCGCCCCGGGAGCGACGAGTGA
- a CDS encoding alpha/beta hydrolase: MTESLPGGPVRGRPGGESRDLVRQALLVRATKLTLAAIPRIPDRVKRLLLGGRSVTIDGNTLDTTLQFTLAAEHAAGVGGLVADHDPETGVAVSRAALRSTAAMMKVRIDADVSEISIPGPAGPIPARRYVPDGTGSPATPALLLYFHGGGFVLGDLDTHDSLCRLICRDGGIQVISVDYRLAPEHKAPAAVDDAYAAYRWALDHAAGLGATRIVVGGDSAGANLAAVVTQQARDSELPLPALQLLLYPVTDMSSETRSKTLFAKGFFLEKRDMDWFFSHYLDGAEVSAEDPLVSPLLAEDLSGLPPALVITAGFDPLRDEGDRYARALQEAGVVVDFREERSIIHAFANFFPLGGGSATATSAMISALRAHLSHAES; this comes from the coding sequence ATGACTGAAAGTCTGCCAGGCGGGCCGGTCCGGGGCAGACCTGGTGGCGAGAGCCGGGACCTGGTCAGGCAGGCGCTGCTCGTGCGGGCCACCAAGCTCACCCTGGCAGCGATCCCACGGATCCCCGACCGGGTCAAACGCCTGCTGCTGGGCGGGCGTTCGGTCACCATCGACGGCAACACCTTGGACACCACGCTGCAATTCACCCTGGCCGCTGAACACGCCGCCGGCGTCGGCGGTCTGGTCGCCGACCATGACCCCGAAACGGGTGTCGCGGTTTCGCGGGCGGCGCTGCGGTCGACCGCGGCCATGATGAAGGTCCGCATCGATGCCGATGTGAGCGAGATTTCGATTCCCGGGCCGGCCGGGCCCATCCCGGCGCGACGGTACGTCCCAGACGGGACGGGTTCCCCGGCGACGCCGGCTCTGCTGCTGTACTTCCACGGCGGTGGCTTCGTACTCGGCGACCTCGACACCCACGACAGCCTGTGCAGGCTGATCTGCAGGGACGGGGGAATCCAGGTGATCTCCGTCGACTATCGGCTGGCGCCTGAGCACAAGGCGCCTGCCGCCGTCGACGACGCGTATGCCGCCTACCGTTGGGCCCTCGACCACGCTGCGGGCCTGGGTGCCACGCGCATCGTCGTCGGGGGAGACAGTGCCGGCGCCAATCTGGCCGCGGTCGTGACCCAGCAGGCACGCGACTCCGAACTGCCGCTGCCCGCGCTGCAGCTGCTGCTCTATCCCGTCACCGACATGTCGAGTGAGACGCGGTCCAAGACGCTGTTCGCCAAGGGTTTCTTCCTCGAGAAACGGGACATGGACTGGTTTTTTTCGCATTATCTCGACGGTGCGGAGGTGAGCGCCGAGGACCCGCTGGTGTCGCCGTTGCTGGCCGAAGACCTCTCCGGCTTGCCGCCGGCGCTGGTGATCACCGCCGGGTTCGATCCGCTGCGCGACGAGGGCGACCGTTACGCGAGAGCACTACAGGAGGCGGGGGTGGTGGTGGACTTCCGCGAAGAGCGGTCGATCATTCACGCGTTCGCCAACTTCTTCCCGCTGGGTGGCGGCAGCGCAACGGCGACGAGCGCGATGATCTCGGCCCTGCGCGCACATCTCAGCCACGCCGAAAGCTGA
- the coaD gene encoding pantetheine-phosphate adenylyltransferase, with protein MSGAVCPGSFDPVTLGHVDVFERAAAQFDEVVVAVLVNPNKKGMFDLDERMAMIAESTTHLPNLRVESGQGLVVDFVKARGLTAIVKGLRTGTDFEYELQMAQMNKHVAGVDTFFVATTPQYSFVSSSLAKEVASLGGDVSALLPEPVNRRLQEKLGG; from the coding sequence ATGAGTGGCGCGGTATGTCCCGGCTCCTTCGACCCGGTGACCCTTGGCCATGTCGACGTCTTCGAGCGCGCGGCAGCGCAGTTCGATGAGGTCGTGGTGGCGGTTCTGGTCAATCCCAACAAGAAGGGCATGTTCGACCTCGACGAGCGGATGGCGATGATCGCCGAGTCGACCACACACCTGCCCAATCTGCGGGTCGAGTCCGGCCAGGGTCTGGTCGTCGACTTCGTCAAGGCGCGAGGTCTGACCGCGATCGTCAAGGGCCTGCGCACCGGCACCGACTTCGAGTACGAGCTGCAGATGGCGCAGATGAACAAGCACGTCGCAGGTGTCGACACCTTCTTCGTAGCCACCACGCCGCAGTATTCGTTCGTGTCGTCGTCGTTGGCCAAGGAGGTTGCCTCCCTGGGCGGTGACGTTTCGGCGTTGCTCCCGGAGCCGGTCAATCGTCGGCTGCAGGAGAAGCTCGGCGGTTAG
- a CDS encoding hemerythrin domain-containing protein → MPNTFVQSTDDVVKFLKDQHNLIKDLFEEVFSASTVEAREKAFVELRQLLAVHETAEEMVVHPRVRREVADGDEIVDARLHEEHAAKEQLSKLESMDFDSAEFLAELAKFRDAVVDHAEHEEHEEFNKLHRKLDADELEKLVKAVQAAEAIAPTRPHPGVESAGLNFAVGPFASMLDRARDLIAAAMR, encoded by the coding sequence GTGCCCAACACATTCGTTCAATCCACCGACGATGTCGTGAAGTTCCTCAAGGACCAGCACAACCTGATCAAGGACTTGTTCGAGGAGGTGTTCTCGGCCTCCACCGTCGAGGCCCGCGAAAAGGCCTTCGTCGAATTGCGGCAACTGCTGGCGGTGCACGAGACCGCCGAGGAGATGGTCGTGCATCCCCGGGTGCGCCGCGAGGTGGCCGACGGCGACGAGATCGTCGACGCGCGCCTGCACGAAGAGCATGCCGCCAAGGAACAGCTGTCCAAGCTCGAAAGCATGGACTTCGACTCCGCCGAATTCCTCGCTGAGCTCGCCAAATTCCGCGACGCCGTGGTCGACCATGCCGAACACGAGGAGCACGAAGAGTTCAACAAGCTGCATCGCAAGCTCGACGCCGACGAACTCGAGAAGCTGGTCAAGGCTGTGCAGGCGGCTGAGGCGATCGCCCCTACGCGCCCGCATCCCGGGGTGGAATCGGCCGGGCTCAACTTCGCCGTCGGACCGTTCGCCTCGATGCTCGACCGCGCGCGGGATCTGATCGCCGCGGCGATGCGGTGA
- the rsmD gene encoding 16S rRNA (guanine(966)-N(2))-methyltransferase RsmD, translating to MTRIIAGALGGRRIAVPRSGTRPTSDRVREAVFNALTARVDFAGLSVLDLYAGSGALGLEALSRGATSATFVEADARAAAVIAENISALGVRNASVRRGNVDTVLAGGTTRPVDLVFADPPYDLDDAAVDAMLTALAAAGWVAAGSLVLVERRSSSGPVSWPEGWDALSARRYGDTRVELAEVG from the coding sequence CTGACCCGCATCATCGCGGGGGCGCTGGGCGGCCGCCGGATTGCGGTGCCCCGCAGCGGTACCCGGCCGACGTCAGATCGGGTCCGCGAAGCAGTGTTCAACGCGTTGACAGCGCGGGTGGACTTCGCCGGGTTGTCGGTGCTGGATCTGTATGCCGGTTCGGGAGCACTTGGGCTGGAAGCGCTTTCGCGTGGGGCCACCTCGGCCACCTTCGTGGAGGCGGATGCTCGCGCGGCCGCGGTGATCGCCGAGAACATCTCTGCGCTCGGCGTGCGTAACGCGTCGGTACGCCGGGGGAATGTCGACACGGTACTGGCCGGGGGCACCACGCGGCCGGTCGATCTGGTGTTCGCCGACCCGCCCTACGACCTGGATGACGCCGCGGTCGATGCGATGCTCACCGCGCTGGCCGCTGCGGGCTGGGTGGCGGCGGGCAGCCTCGTTCTGGTGGAGCGACGATCCTCGAGTGGCCCGGTGAGCTGGCCGGAAGGCTGGGATGCGTTGAGCGCCCGACGCTACGGCGACACCCGCGTCGAACTCGCGGAAGTGGGCTAG
- a CDS encoding vitamin K epoxide reductase family protein has translation MSDAAAPELDELGESGTERAPGVGVGKPSAVWVLIAGVLGLAAALALTVEKIELLIDPNYVPSCSINPVISCGSVMSTWQASVFGFPNSLIGVVGFTITLVTGVLAVAGVRLPRWYWAGFAVGSLLGAVMVHWLIFQSLYRIGALCPYCMVVWSVTIPLLVVASSVALRPLHTNAVARLVYQWRWSLVALWFTSLVLLILVRFWEYWSTLL, from the coding sequence ATGAGTGACGCCGCCGCGCCCGAGCTCGATGAACTCGGCGAATCCGGGACCGAGAGGGCCCCGGGCGTCGGCGTCGGCAAGCCGAGCGCGGTCTGGGTCCTGATCGCCGGTGTGCTCGGTCTGGCCGCGGCGTTGGCGCTGACCGTCGAGAAGATCGAGCTGCTGATCGATCCGAACTATGTACCGAGCTGCAGCATCAACCCGGTGATCTCCTGTGGCTCGGTGATGTCGACGTGGCAGGCATCGGTTTTCGGATTCCCCAACTCGTTGATCGGGGTGGTCGGTTTCACCATCACGCTGGTCACGGGCGTTCTGGCCGTCGCGGGTGTCCGGCTGCCGCGCTGGTACTGGGCCGGGTTTGCGGTGGGAAGCCTGCTCGGTGCGGTCATGGTGCACTGGCTGATCTTCCAGAGCCTCTATCGGATCGGGGCCCTGTGCCCGTATTGCATGGTGGTGTGGTCGGTGACCATCCCGCTTCTTGTGGTGGCGAGCTCCGTCGCGCTCCGGCCACTACACACCAATGCGGTTGCCCGGCTCGTCTACCAGTGGCGGTGGTCGCTGGTGGCGCTCTGGTTCACCTCACTTGTGCTGTTGATCTTGGTGCGTTTCTGGGAATACTGGTCAACGCTGCTGTAA
- the mutM gene encoding bifunctional DNA-formamidopyrimidine glycosylase/DNA-(apurinic or apyrimidinic site) lyase: MPELPEVEVVRRGLQEHVAGKSITAVRVHHPRAVRRHDAGPADLTARLLGARITGTGRRGKYLWLTLAEDDGQAETEALVVHLGMSGQMLLGPLRDDRHLRIAALLDDGTALSFVDQRTFGGWQLAELVTVDGTAVPQPVAHVARDPLDPRFDRDHVVNVLRHKHSEIKRQLLDQTVVSGIGNIYADEALWRTKVNGASTAALLTRRKLAELLDAAAEVMTDALGQGGTSFDSLYVNVNGESGYFERSLDAYGREGEPCRRCGAIMRRDKFMNRSSFYCPKCQPRPRG, translated from the coding sequence ATGCCCGAACTGCCCGAGGTAGAGGTAGTCCGCCGCGGGTTGCAGGAACACGTTGCGGGCAAATCGATTACAGCGGTACGCGTGCACCATCCGCGTGCCGTGCGTCGCCATGACGCCGGCCCGGCCGATCTGACTGCCCGTCTGCTGGGGGCCCGCATCACCGGCACCGGACGCCGCGGCAAGTACCTGTGGTTGACGTTGGCCGAAGACGACGGCCAAGCCGAGACCGAAGCGTTGGTGGTGCATCTGGGGATGAGCGGTCAGATGCTGTTGGGCCCGCTTCGCGATGACCGGCATCTGAGGATCGCAGCACTGCTAGACGACGGCACGGCCCTGAGCTTTGTCGACCAGCGCACGTTCGGAGGGTGGCAGCTGGCCGAATTGGTGACGGTGGACGGCACCGCCGTGCCGCAACCGGTCGCGCACGTCGCCCGCGATCCGCTGGATCCCCGTTTCGATCGTGACCACGTGGTGAACGTGTTGCGGCACAAGCACTCTGAGATCAAGCGCCAACTGCTCGACCAGACTGTGGTGTCGGGTATCGGCAACATCTACGCCGACGAGGCGCTGTGGCGGACCAAGGTCAACGGCGCCAGTACCGCTGCGCTGCTGACCCGCCGCAAGCTCGCTGAGCTACTCGATGCCGCCGCCGAGGTGATGACCGACGCGCTGGGCCAGGGCGGCACGTCGTTCGACTCGCTGTATGTGAACGTCAACGGTGAATCCGGTTATTTCGAACGGTCTTTGGATGCCTACGGCCGTGAAGGGGAGCCGTGCCGACGGTGCGGCGCGATCATGCGTCGCGACAAGTTCATGAACCGGTCGTCGTTCTATTGTCCGAAGTGTCAGCCCCGTCCCCGGGGCTGA
- a CDS encoding DsbA family protein, translating into MAKPKKTAKYDLKAADRKRNLFVQIGLTAVVVLFAVGLVLYIVMTGHKRPASGEARAVHVAAPNVITKEGTSEPKVTLSMYEDFLCPACGMFERQFGPTINKLIDAGAVAADYHMVAILDKAGSGYSSRAGGAAYCIADESIDAFRRFHSALYTPGIQPEEGGGVYPDNARIIELARQAGAGGDVPDCINKARYVEMVQGLAAATGIHSTPTIQFNGEDYSPSTPDALIAKVKEVVGDLPALNGPAPAPAAPAAPAPGAPAAPAAPAPAAPAPAPARP; encoded by the coding sequence GTGGCCAAACCGAAGAAGACCGCGAAGTACGACCTCAAGGCGGCTGACCGCAAGCGCAACCTGTTCGTTCAGATCGGGCTGACAGCCGTGGTGGTGCTGTTCGCTGTCGGTCTTGTGCTCTACATCGTGATGACCGGCCACAAGCGGCCGGCCTCCGGGGAGGCCAGGGCCGTGCACGTGGCCGCGCCGAACGTGATCACCAAGGAGGGCACGTCGGAGCCCAAGGTGACGCTGAGCATGTACGAGGACTTCCTGTGCCCCGCGTGCGGCATGTTCGAGCGACAGTTCGGCCCGACCATCAACAAGCTGATCGACGCCGGGGCCGTGGCTGCCGACTATCACATGGTGGCGATCCTGGACAAGGCCGGCAGCGGCTACTCGTCGCGCGCCGGAGGCGCCGCCTACTGCATCGCAGACGAGTCCATCGACGCCTTCCGTCGATTCCACTCCGCGCTCTACACGCCCGGGATCCAGCCTGAGGAGGGCGGCGGGGTCTATCCGGACAACGCCCGCATCATCGAGCTTGCCCGCCAGGCCGGTGCCGGTGGCGATGTGCCCGACTGCATCAACAAGGCTCGCTATGTCGAGATGGTGCAGGGGCTGGCCGCAGCCACCGGGATCCACTCGACACCCACCATCCAGTTCAACGGCGAGGACTACAGCCCGAGCACGCCCGACGCGCTGATCGCCAAGGTCAAGGAGGTCGTCGGCGACCTGCCCGCGTTGAACGGTCCCGCTCCCGCCCCGGCCGCTCCCGCGGCCCCGGCACCCGGAGCTCCGGCAGCCCCTGCGGCGCCCGCCCCGGCCGCACCCGCTCCGGCTCCGGCGCGCCCATGA